One part of the Tunicatimonas pelagia genome encodes these proteins:
- a CDS encoding ThuA domain-containing protein — translation MKRALKIVGISLAGLVLVAVIGMSLFIYKARYGFNFYETTPPELPTDLTEDAILIFSKTNGYRHSDAIEASLPAFRQIVRQNGWSIFTTDNGAVFNPEQLAKFKVVVWNNTSGKVLNEEQRQAFRVYLEDGGGFVGIHAAGDNSHQWEWYEQEVIGADFSHHPLNPQMQQSMLYLEPDAANHAVAKDLPGRWEREEEWYIFSTNPRERDADVLYTLDESLINPSGNFGFLVTDKGWGMGDDHPIVWYRTVGKGRVFYSALGHQAAAFEEPFHLTMLENAIRWTGKLP, via the coding sequence ATGAAAAGAGCATTAAAAATTGTAGGTATTTCTTTAGCAGGGCTGGTGCTCGTAGCCGTTATTGGCATGAGTCTGTTTATTTATAAAGCCCGCTACGGCTTTAATTTCTACGAAACCACTCCTCCCGAACTGCCGACTGACCTAACCGAAGATGCAATACTTATTTTTTCTAAAACGAATGGCTACCGCCACAGTGATGCTATTGAAGCGTCGCTGCCTGCTTTTAGACAAATAGTGAGGCAAAATGGTTGGTCGATATTTACAACGGATAATGGTGCGGTGTTCAACCCAGAGCAGTTAGCTAAGTTTAAGGTAGTAGTCTGGAACAACACCAGTGGTAAAGTGCTGAACGAAGAGCAGCGTCAGGCGTTTCGTGTGTATCTGGAAGATGGCGGCGGGTTTGTAGGTATTCACGCGGCGGGTGATAATTCGCACCAATGGGAGTGGTATGAACAAGAAGTAATTGGTGCCGATTTCTCTCATCATCCGCTTAACCCTCAGATGCAGCAATCTATGCTTTATTTGGAACCTGACGCGGCTAATCATGCGGTAGCGAAAGATTTACCGGGCCGTTGGGAACGAGAAGAAGAATGGTACATCTTTTCCACCAACCCTCGTGAGCGTGATGCTGACGTACTTTACACGCTAGATGAATCTCTGATCAACCCCAGCGGAAACTTCGGCTTTTTAGTAACGGATAAAGGCTGGGGCATGGGCGATGATCATCCTATTGTTTGGTACCGAACTGTAGGGAAGGGAAGAGTATTTTACTCCGCGCTAGGTCACCAAGCAGCAGCTTTTGAAGAGCCCTTTCACCTAACAATGCTAGAGAATGCCATTCGATGGACTGGCAAACTACCTTAA
- a CDS encoding ATP-binding protein: MRRFIRKILISDTGKNLSIVLVCLVFVLSGTKTTAQPTNLDSIVNLYFQSEATKRTNILLDLRENPQQMLAVGQRIKWQAQELGIPDTLAQVDYNLAFAYYNQGRYDSVIQVLSKVTNVIREDDRSSSHLANMLNLTGIAYYLKGQHVESLKCFYEALAIWEEKQFNKGLSKLITNIGNVYYYREEYHKAVKYYERSLDICLAIQDTAKIIHLYSNIGMTWNKNLNRSDSAMAYYQRALEWAKVQDDEYIASIPLIGITNVQIKQGQLDSALINAKHILEIALSIQNINAKTSAWQLLAQVRGARNEYQSAIQAATEAYKLAVTSQASLQISDLSRMLADYYAELGEFEKAHQYRATQVAHQDSIYSIEKSKIIANLEQAQADAKIKVLEKDNALKKGQIERQMIYTIGTSLVAVLLLGALILVYISYNYRKKLASQLEEQQEEIVTNNEQLIQMNDKLQQQQQQLQHQNQDLFSLNQLKDKLLSIISHDFRSPLNSLKGIINILDSDALAPEEIPQLFSTLSTTVDNTTNMLDNLLKWTRSQMSGVKVSPERVVLSEIMNEVVVSQTTTAEKKGVALLQDTKDSILVYADPEMVRLVVRNLISNAIKFTDQGGSITAKAQQQGGQVIVSVSDTGVGIQTKDIDKLFQLNNHTTYGTANEKGTGLGLVLCQEFTEANGGKIWVESEPSQGTTFFFTLLTTSEQFPKYVLEQHPSQTV; this comes from the coding sequence TTGCGTCGCTTTATTAGAAAAATACTAATTTCGGATACGGGTAAGAACCTCTCAATTGTGTTGGTTTGTTTGGTGTTCGTTCTTAGCGGAACAAAAACCACTGCCCAGCCTACTAATCTAGATAGTATCGTCAACCTCTACTTCCAATCCGAAGCAACCAAACGGACAAATATACTACTAGACTTACGCGAAAACCCTCAACAAATGTTGGCAGTAGGTCAACGCATTAAGTGGCAAGCTCAAGAACTTGGTATACCAGATACATTAGCGCAGGTTGACTATAATTTAGCATTTGCATATTACAATCAGGGAAGATACGATAGTGTTATTCAAGTACTTAGTAAGGTAACCAATGTTATTAGAGAAGATGACAGGTCCTCTTCTCATTTGGCAAATATGCTTAACTTGACTGGTATTGCATACTACCTAAAGGGGCAACATGTTGAATCGCTAAAGTGCTTTTACGAAGCCTTAGCCATTTGGGAAGAAAAGCAATTTAACAAAGGGCTAAGTAAGTTAATCACCAATATTGGCAATGTATATTACTACCGAGAAGAATACCACAAGGCAGTTAAGTATTACGAACGGAGCTTAGACATATGTTTAGCTATTCAAGATACTGCTAAAATTATCCATTTATACTCTAATATTGGTATGACATGGAATAAAAACCTAAACAGATCAGACTCGGCCATGGCATACTATCAGCGCGCTTTAGAATGGGCCAAGGTACAAGATGATGAATACATTGCATCAATCCCTCTGATTGGAATTACCAATGTTCAGATAAAGCAAGGACAGCTTGATAGTGCTTTGATTAACGCCAAACATATTTTAGAGATTGCCTTATCCATACAAAATATTAATGCTAAAACGTCTGCATGGCAGTTACTGGCTCAAGTGCGGGGGGCACGTAACGAGTACCAATCAGCAATTCAGGCCGCTACAGAAGCCTATAAGTTGGCTGTAACCAGTCAAGCCTCACTACAAATCAGTGACTTGAGCAGGATGCTGGCTGACTATTACGCTGAATTAGGTGAGTTTGAAAAGGCACATCAGTACAGAGCAACACAGGTAGCTCATCAAGATAGCATCTACTCTATTGAGAAAAGTAAAATTATTGCCAATTTGGAACAAGCCCAGGCAGATGCTAAAATTAAAGTATTAGAAAAAGACAATGCTCTGAAAAAGGGGCAGATTGAACGGCAAATGATCTACACCATTGGCACATCTTTAGTAGCGGTCTTACTGTTAGGAGCACTCATTTTAGTATATATCTCGTACAACTACCGGAAAAAGTTGGCCTCGCAACTGGAAGAGCAGCAAGAAGAGATCGTTACTAACAATGAGCAACTCATTCAGATGAATGATAAGCTTCAGCAACAGCAGCAGCAATTGCAACATCAAAACCAAGATCTTTTTAGCTTAAACCAGTTAAAAGATAAATTACTCTCTATTATTTCTCATGACTTCCGAAGCCCACTTAATTCGCTAAAAGGAATTATTAATATTCTCGATAGCGATGCGCTGGCACCTGAAGAAATACCACAGCTTTTTAGTACGCTTTCTACCACAGTAGACAATACTACTAACATGCTAGACAATTTACTAAAATGGACTCGCAGTCAAATGTCAGGCGTTAAGGTAAGTCCTGAGCGGGTTGTTTTATCTGAGATTATGAATGAAGTGGTAGTTAGCCAAACTACGACTGCTGAAAAGAAAGGCGTTGCCTTATTACAAGATACGAAAGATTCTATTTTGGTATATGCTGACCCTGAAATGGTTCGATTAGTTGTTAGAAATTTGATATCTAACGCCATTAAGTTTACCGATCAAGGGGGCTCTATTACAGCTAAAGCGCAGCAGCAAGGTGGGCAAGTGATAGTATCCGTAAGTGATACCGGGGTAGGTATTCAAACTAAAGATATAGATAAGCTTTTTCAACTGAATAATCATACAACGTACGGTACTGCCAACGAGAAGGGAACCGGTTTAGGTTTGGTGTTATGCCAAGAGTTTACGGAAGCTAACGGGGGAAAAATCTGGGTAGAAAGTGAACCAAGCCAGGGAACTACCTTTTTCTTTACTTTGCTAACTACGTCAGAGCAATTTCCTAAATACGTGCTAGAACAACATCCCAGCCAAACTGTTTGA
- a CDS encoding ATP-binding protein, with protein sequence MSGYLPVFLSYLFFCFSGGISTAQSINADSLARVYLEADVTEQANILGQLRQTPKQMLILGQKVKKRVQDLGISDTLSNIDYEIAFSHYNNGNYDSAIQILNNAISAARNDANKSSQLAKMLNLAGVAYDFQGQYAEALQSYYESLSIWESLENENGQGIAYINIGNVYAYQKEFYKAIDYYEKSLELSLANRDTVNIVYLYSNIGLIWRKNLDSLELAMDYYQQSLDWAKQHQDEHIRATPLYGITHVQIKRGQLDEALSNAQYILDIAQRQQNTNAKLHAWQLLAHVRWARKERKAAIRAATQAYNLAVASQALMEINTSGKLLADYYFELKDFKKAYDYQAIQMTYQDSVYSIEKSKIISNLERTRDNTRIKMLEKDNALKKAQISEREAVIERQMVYSITASVAVLLLLGGLLLLYRTNKQRNKVSTQLSTQKEQIARSNEQLTQMNNRLRQQQQQLQEQNQDLVRLNSLKNKLLSIISHDFRSPLSSLQGVIAMLNSHALSAEEIEQVFESLSSKVENTTNMLDNLLKWTRNQMHGIRVEPEYITLSTLVEEVVSSQLILAEKKEVTLYCNIASDLSVYADPEMVRLIVRNLVSNAIKFTFKNDSITIGAFQDNNEVTVSVVDTGIGMSSEDINRLFQLKEHTTYGTDNEKGTGLGLILCQEFVEVNGGRIWVESEQGIGSMFHFTLVTHPKQFPNHTLDKQPITTTN encoded by the coding sequence ATGAGTGGTTACCTGCCGGTTTTTCTTAGCTACTTATTCTTTTGCTTCAGTGGAGGAATAAGTACAGCTCAGTCTATTAATGCTGATAGTTTGGCGCGTGTTTACCTCGAGGCTGATGTTACGGAACAAGCTAACATACTAGGGCAGCTACGACAAACCCCTAAGCAAATGCTGATTCTGGGTCAGAAGGTAAAAAAGCGAGTGCAAGATTTGGGTATTTCTGATACTCTATCAAATATTGATTACGAAATAGCTTTTAGTCATTATAATAACGGTAACTACGACAGTGCTATTCAAATTCTTAACAATGCAATTAGCGCAGCTCGTAATGATGCCAATAAGTCATCTCAATTAGCTAAGATGCTCAACCTGGCCGGAGTTGCCTACGATTTTCAGGGGCAGTATGCCGAAGCACTGCAAAGTTACTATGAGTCTCTGTCCATTTGGGAAAGCCTAGAAAATGAAAATGGGCAAGGTATAGCTTATATTAATATTGGTAATGTCTATGCCTATCAGAAGGAATTCTATAAAGCCATCGATTATTACGAAAAAAGCCTTGAGCTAAGTTTAGCTAATCGCGATACCGTAAATATTGTTTATCTATACTCTAACATTGGTTTGATATGGCGTAAAAACCTTGATAGTCTGGAATTGGCGATGGATTATTACCAGCAATCTCTCGATTGGGCCAAACAACACCAGGATGAGCATATTAGAGCCACTCCTTTGTACGGAATTACGCACGTCCAAATAAAACGTGGTCAACTTGATGAAGCTTTATCTAATGCTCAGTACATTTTAGATATCGCTCAGCGCCAGCAAAACACCAACGCTAAATTACATGCCTGGCAGTTATTAGCCCATGTACGCTGGGCTCGGAAAGAGCGTAAAGCAGCTATTCGTGCCGCTACTCAGGCTTATAATCTAGCGGTAGCTAGCCAAGCGTTGATGGAGATCAACACATCTGGAAAGTTGCTAGCTGACTACTATTTTGAGCTAAAAGATTTTAAGAAAGCGTACGACTACCAAGCTATCCAAATGACTTATCAAGATAGCGTATACTCTATTGAGAAGAGCAAAATCATTTCTAACCTAGAACGCACCCGCGATAACACTAGGATTAAGATGCTGGAGAAAGATAATGCGCTGAAGAAAGCGCAAATTTCGGAACGGGAAGCGGTGATTGAACGGCAAATGGTATATTCAATAACCGCCTCGGTAGCTGTTTTGCTACTATTGGGTGGGTTGCTACTTTTATACCGAACCAATAAGCAGCGAAATAAGGTTAGCACACAACTATCTACTCAGAAGGAGCAGATTGCTAGAAGCAATGAGCAACTGACTCAGATGAATAATAGGCTGCGCCAACAACAGCAACAATTGCAAGAGCAGAATCAAGACTTAGTTCGGCTCAATAGCCTTAAAAACAAACTACTTTCTATTATCTCCCATGACTTCCGCAGTCCGTTAAGCTCGCTACAAGGAGTGATTGCCATGCTAAATAGCCACGCTCTTTCGGCGGAAGAAATTGAGCAGGTGTTTGAGTCGCTTTCCTCTAAAGTGGAAAATACAACCAACATGTTAGACAACCTCTTAAAATGGACGCGGAACCAGATGCACGGCATTCGAGTAGAACCCGAATATATTACCTTGTCTACATTAGTAGAGGAAGTGGTAAGTTCACAGCTTATTTTAGCTGAGAAGAAAGAGGTAACTCTCTACTGCAATATTGCTTCAGATTTATCGGTTTACGCCGACCCTGAGATGGTGCGACTTATTGTACGGAACTTAGTGTCTAATGCTATCAAGTTTACTTTTAAGAATGATTCTATTACGATAGGAGCCTTTCAAGATAACAATGAAGTAACTGTCTCGGTAGTTGACACTGGCATTGGTATGAGCTCAGAAGATATAAACCGACTTTTTCAGTTAAAGGAGCACACCACATACGGCACCGATAACGAGAAAGGGACCGGGCTAGGACTTATTCTATGTCAGGAATTTGTTGAAGTGAACGGTGGTAGAATTTGGGTAGAAAGTGAACAAGGAATAGGTAGCATGTTCCACTTTACTTTAGTTACTCACCCCAAACAGTTTCCTAATCATACATTGGATAAACAGCCTATAACTACTACAAACTGA
- a CDS encoding RNA polymerase sigma factor yields the protein MKALSLTGGLVSSKENEISLAVQRERPRLLSFIQQRIPDREEAEDILQDVFYQFTEAYRTVKSIDRVTSWLFTVARNKITDRYRKKKPRSFSEQAVSSEEGDTALRLEDMLADLSNHPESELMRSVIWHAVEEALEEMPQDQREVFVMHEFEDLSFKEISTITKAPVNTLLSRKRYAVLFLRKRLQNLYDDLRD from the coding sequence ATGAAAGCACTGAGTTTAACCGGTGGGTTGGTATCGAGTAAGGAAAATGAAATTAGTCTGGCAGTACAGCGCGAGCGTCCGCGTTTACTAAGCTTTATCCAGCAACGCATACCCGACCGAGAAGAAGCCGAAGATATATTACAAGACGTATTTTATCAGTTTACCGAAGCCTACCGTACGGTAAAGTCTATCGACCGGGTCACCTCCTGGTTATTCACTGTAGCCCGTAACAAAATCACCGACCGCTATCGGAAGAAAAAGCCCCGCAGTTTTAGCGAGCAAGCAGTAAGTTCTGAGGAAGGTGACACCGCCCTTCGGTTGGAGGATATGCTGGCTGACCTCAGTAATCATCCTGAAAGTGAATTGATGCGTTCTGTTATCTGGCACGCTGTGGAGGAAGCACTGGAGGAAATGCCTCAAGATCAGCGAGAAGTATTTGTGATGCACGAATTTGAAGACCTTAGCTTCAAAGAAATAAGTACTATTACGAAAGCTCCAGTCAACACGCTATTATCCCGGAAGCGATACGCAGTTTTATTCCTGCGAAAACGGCTACAAAACTTATACGACGACCTCCGCGATTAG
- a CDS encoding M3 family metallopeptidase — MTLPNTSIFALSICALILLSGFHPKKITLDSNYLTDTTNVLLQEWTGPYGGVPAFDEMTVEAVKPALEQGMAMSLEEINAIANNPEEPTFENTIVAMERAGEELGRVFTYYGIYSSNRSSPEFREVQQEMAPKLSEYSSKISQNEALFKRIKAVYEKTQQTPLGGTPLEDDQQRLVELIYKQFQMNGAELDEEKKKRYAEINKELSKLYTQFSNNVLADEEGYVTYLSEDQLSGLSEPLVNAYAKAAADRDKEGMYAVTNTRSSMDPFLTYSDERDLREKVWRTYYSRGDNGDEHDNNKIIEEILKLRKERVGLLGYDNYAEWRLQDRMAKTPENAMELMNAVWLAAIARVAEEVEDMQAVADAQGDDITIKPWDYRHYAEKVRQQKYDLDSDKVKEYLQLDKLREAMFFVAGELFNYDFTPVPDGEVPVFHEDVKVWEVTDKTSGEHIGLWYLDPFARTGKRSGAWATTYRRHATFDGKKTVLGSNNSNFVKPAPGEPVLVSWDDATTFFHEFGHALHYFSSEVRYPTLNGAVRDYVEFQSQLLERWLSTDPVIENYLVHYETGEPMPQELVNKIKKAATFNQGFATTEYLASALMDMKLHLADPENLDADQFEKETLAAMNMPEELVMRHRTPHFSHVFSGEGYATAYYGYMWADVLTADATEAFDKAPNGFYNKELADKMVKYLFAPQNSVEASEAYRQFRGRDAQIDALMRDRGFPENTETRHRSLEDGRN; from the coding sequence ATGACACTACCCAACACTAGCATTTTTGCGCTCAGTATATGCGCGCTAATCCTTCTATCCGGTTTTCACCCTAAAAAAATAACATTGGATTCTAATTATTTAACTGACACTACTAATGTGCTTTTGCAAGAGTGGACGGGACCCTACGGTGGGGTACCTGCCTTCGATGAAATGACTGTTGAGGCAGTAAAACCTGCTCTGGAACAGGGCATGGCAATGAGCCTAGAAGAAATTAATGCTATCGCCAACAACCCCGAAGAACCCACTTTTGAAAACACTATTGTTGCGATGGAGCGGGCAGGCGAAGAATTGGGGCGAGTGTTTACCTACTACGGTATTTATAGTAGTAACCGTTCGTCACCCGAGTTTCGGGAAGTGCAGCAAGAGATGGCTCCTAAGCTATCCGAATATTCCTCAAAAATCTCTCAGAACGAAGCGCTATTTAAGCGGATCAAAGCCGTATACGAAAAAACTCAGCAAACTCCGCTGGGCGGCACTCCGCTGGAAGACGATCAGCAGCGATTAGTAGAATTGATCTACAAGCAGTTCCAGATGAACGGGGCTGAATTAGACGAAGAGAAGAAGAAACGCTACGCGGAGATTAATAAAGAGCTTTCCAAGCTTTACACCCAATTTTCCAATAACGTGCTAGCTGACGAGGAAGGCTACGTAACCTATCTTTCCGAAGATCAACTCAGCGGCTTGTCGGAGCCACTAGTTAATGCCTACGCTAAAGCCGCAGCGGATCGAGATAAAGAGGGAATGTACGCGGTAACTAATACTCGCTCATCAATGGATCCTTTTTTAACTTATTCAGATGAGCGGGACTTACGGGAGAAAGTGTGGCGTACTTACTATTCAAGAGGAGATAATGGCGATGAGCACGATAATAATAAGATCATCGAAGAAATTTTGAAGCTTCGCAAAGAGCGGGTCGGTTTGTTAGGCTACGACAACTACGCCGAGTGGCGTTTACAGGATCGGATGGCTAAAACCCCCGAAAACGCAATGGAATTGATGAATGCCGTGTGGCTCGCTGCCATTGCCCGAGTGGCCGAAGAAGTGGAAGATATGCAAGCTGTAGCCGATGCCCAAGGTGATGATATTACCATTAAACCCTGGGACTACCGCCACTACGCCGAGAAGGTTCGTCAGCAAAAGTACGATCTGGATTCGGACAAAGTAAAAGAATATTTGCAGCTAGATAAGCTTCGGGAAGCCATGTTTTTTGTGGCAGGTGAGCTGTTTAATTACGATTTCACTCCAGTGCCCGACGGAGAAGTACCCGTATTCCACGAAGATGTGAAAGTGTGGGAAGTGACCGATAAAACCTCGGGAGAGCATATCGGCCTATGGTATCTCGACCCATTTGCCCGCACCGGGAAGCGTTCGGGAGCCTGGGCGACTACCTACCGTCGCCATGCTACGTTCGACGGTAAAAAAACTGTGTTAGGCTCCAATAATTCTAACTTTGTGAAACCTGCTCCTGGCGAGCCAGTACTAGTTTCTTGGGATGATGCTACCACCTTCTTTCACGAGTTTGGTCATGCCCTGCACTACTTTTCGTCAGAAGTGCGTTACCCAACGCTTAATGGTGCTGTTCGTGATTATGTTGAGTTTCAATCTCAATTGCTAGAGCGTTGGCTTTCTACCGACCCAGTTATTGAAAATTACCTAGTTCATTATGAAACAGGTGAACCAATGCCCCAAGAGCTGGTCAACAAGATTAAGAAAGCGGCCACCTTCAACCAGGGTTTTGCCACTACTGAGTACCTAGCCTCTGCGCTAATGGACATGAAACTCCATCTGGCTGATCCAGAAAACTTGGATGCAGACCAGTTTGAGAAAGAGACACTAGCTGCTATGAATATGCCAGAAGAACTGGTGATGCGTCACCGTACTCCGCATTTCAGTCACGTATTCTCAGGTGAAGGCTATGCAACGGCTTACTATGGTTACATGTGGGCCGATGTACTTACTGCTGACGCTACCGAAGCTTTTGATAAGGCACCAAATGGATTTTATAACAAGGAATTAGCGGATAAAATGGTCAAATACTTATTTGCGCCCCAAAATTCCGTAGAGGCTTCTGAAGCCTACCGACAGTTCCGGGGTCGCGATGCTCAGATTGACGCCCTCATGCGCGACCGGGGCTTTCCCGAAAATACGGAGACCAGACACCGGAGTCTGGAGGACGGACGCAACTGA